A DNA window from Vigna unguiculata cultivar IT97K-499-35 chromosome 10, ASM411807v1, whole genome shotgun sequence contains the following coding sequences:
- the LOC114165293 gene encoding uncharacterized protein LOC114165293 — MINTISLSYMVHVRTISRGAIILFSIMMLLFDKTHSIVLEPDENHIKSATFLSENFEVGPGKIVVKTLLDIDFPRGHIGVKSFDVEVVDEDGNSVPLYETYLHHWFAVKYIENITMSQYIKQSHDLRNGIEFERNDGACQGFLLPHYWGLGAESRGTSSNLPDPFAIELGNPTKIKHGFKEKWLFSIMVIDTRGTQDRKGCTECRCKLMNLPKDFYNVTTGINGQLLPRNYKGGLFCCQDNVQCKLRNGFRGPTRKLSLRYKIKWVDWDENQVPLKFYILDSTDRVRSNGSTPIHDCQAEYTIPRNHYNDIPHIKKANIPMTKGGYLVYGTAHMHTGVVNVTLYGQDGRVLCTSNPKYGTGKEAGNEKGYLVGMSVCYPKPGSIKIEDGEILTLESVYENKFRTGAMGHFYIYLADQISI, encoded by the exons ATGATCAACACAATATCTCTTTCTTATATG GTTCATGTGAGGACTATCTCTAGAGGagcaataattttattttcaataatgatGTTGCTATTTGACAAAACTCACTCAATTGTTTTAGAGCCTGATGAAAATCATATAAAGTCAGCTACTTTTTTGtctgaaaattttgaagtgGGACCAGGAAAAATTGTGGTGAAAACATTATTAGATATTGACTTTCCAAGGGGTCACATTggggtcaaaagttttgatgttGAAGTAgttgatgaagatggtaattCAGTACCGTTGTATGAAACTTACCTTCACCATTGGTTTGctgtaaaatatattgaaaacatTACCATGTCACAGTACATTAAACAATCTCATGACCTTCGCAATGGTATCGAATTTGAAAGAAATGATGGTGCATGCCAAGGTTTTTTACTTCCACATTATTGGGGCTTGGGAGCAGAATCACGGGGAACATCTTCAAATCTTCCAGATCCTTTTGCAATTGAATTAGGTAATCCTACGAAAATAAAGCATGGGTTTAAAGAAAAATGGTTGTTTAGCATCATGGTTATTGATACACGTGGAACACAAGATAGAAAAGGTTGTACAGAGTGCAGGTGTAAGCTTATGAATCTCCCAAAGGACTTTTACAATGTCACAACGGGCATTAATGGTCAATTGTTGCCTAGAAATTATAAAGGAGGACTCTTTTGTTGTCAAGATAACGTACAATGCAAATTAAGAAATGGTTTTCGTGGCCCAACGAGAAAGCTTTCCCTAAGATACAAAATAAAGTGGGTTGATTGGGATGAAAACCAAGTGCCTCTTAAGTTCTACATACTTGATTCAACTGATCGTGTAAGATCAAACGGTTCTACACCAATTCATGATTGTCAG GCAGAGTATACGATCCCGAGAAATCATTACAATGACATCCCTCATATTAAGAAAGCAAACATACCAATGACAAAAGGTGGTTATCTTGTATATGGCACTGCTCATATGCACACCGGTGTTGTTAATGTTACTCTATATGGACAG GATGGAAGGGTTTTATGCACTTCAAATCCAAAATACGGAACTGGaaaagaagcaggaaatgaaaAGGGTTACCTAGTTGGAATGTCAGTTTGTTATCCTAAACCCGGTTCTATCAAGATCGAAGATGGTGAAATTCTAACACTAGAATCCGTATATGAAAACAAGTTTCGTACCGGAGCTATGGGGCATTTTTACATTTACTTGGCAGACCAAATAAGTATTTGA